TCTGACGTATTTATTAAGAGTGGCCCCAGGTCAACATGGGGTCCATCGGCACCTACCGCTTCACAAATCGGGACCGGGACAAAGGAGGAGCGACAGGCTTTGGTGCAGgccaaaaagagagaagcacTACTCCTCGCTGATAGTGATCTGATCGTAAGCCGCACGCTTCCTCATAAAAGACGCGACTCTGGCGACGTTTCTTATCAAGCGTTTGAGCCGGAGCACGACGAAGACGCTCTGGCCTATATCCACAAAGTGCAACCCACAGACACTATCACAGGCGTGACGATCAAATATGGCTGCCAGAGTGCAGTGTTTCGGAAGGCGAATGGCTTCTGGCCCAACGACAACATTCAGAGCAGAAACACCGTTCTCCTACCAGTCGACGCGTGCTCTGTGAAAGGACGGCTCGTTCCTACAAAGCCTGTAGATCTTTTGAGGAACAATGACGAAGACCCCAGCGATAGCTCGATAGCCCCCACTGCGGCCTCTACCGATCTTACCGATAATGCTTCAACTGAACAGGACACGCCTGCAACCACATCAGGGGCCGATGGCAATCATGTTTGGAAGCATGTATCATGGGTACACATGGATGGGTTTCCCGGACCAGTGCAAATCGGCCGTGTTCCTCGAAGAGCATTGGGATTCTTTCCGCGTACGCGTCGCAAATCTATGTCTTATTCGGATACAGGGCCTCTCGATTCTTACCGAGAAACTATCATACCTCCGTCTCCTGCCGGATCGTCACCTCCATTCTCATCCTTTGGAATTCTGCCACGAGCTCGACCGAATGGCAACCAGTCCCAACCCAAAACTGCACACCACCCTCGTTCTCAGCATCGCCGCCAGCGGAGTAGTATCCATCTGTCTGCCACTGGGGTTGGAACCCTTGACCCCACCTCGACTGGTCCAGGGCCTGCGTTAGATGGGTTCACCCGATTCTTCGCACAGCACATGCCGAATCTCGCGCCGGCACAACTTCCGGACAATTCCCGGTCAGCTTCGTTTGACTCCACACCCACTGTCGCATCTCATGCATCGACTGGCCTCGAGAATATTGGCGGAGCTTTTGAGGGGTGGGTTCGAAAGGTGGCAACGCGCGCTAAGGCTGGCATCAATGAGCTGCAGCAAGGACCACCCACCCAGCAGGGTAGCAGCAGAGGTCGTAGCATGTGGCGGATGGACGACCTAATTGAGCTTGATGATGGGATGGTGGATGGCCGGAACTCCCCAAGCCCGCTCAAGGGTCCATCGCGGAGGTCTGAGTTACAGACcacctcatcctcatcctcgtctaACCGATACAATAGCCCTTCAGTGGTGGCAGCGAGCAGGTCTCGTGCGACTGAATTTGGCTCGGGCTCCGGTTTATCCGCTTATGGCGAGCGTGTCAAGGACGATTAATATGGTTTGAATTTCCAAGCGTACATAATAAGAGTCTCCGTTTGTGTGTAATCTTCGGAGCTCCGGATTTTtgcatttctttttttcatccaTAATTCTTGTTCTCATCCACAACTTTTTTGTTTCCCCCGAGCGGCTTGACACTTTGGTTCCTACTTTGGCGTTGCCATTTACATTTGTCAGGTCACGCCACTAATTGGCTATTGGAGCATCGCATGCATGAGCAGTTTGGATAGGACAGGATCTTAGAGGCTATCTTGCTATTTGCATATAGCTCATTGACCGGTTTCATTTTTCTTTGGCATGGATTTACAACATCTTCAACGCTCTTGTCACTCTGCAACGCATTTTCTAATATCACGGGCTTATAGCCTGAATCACCATCTGAAACACTGTCATCCAAATAGACTACTTGCTCTGTAATGATATGCGTCAAGCTTCTTTTCATCTTATTCTGCTgtaaaatttaaaaaaaaccccccttcCGACTAACCCTCTATAGGAGTAGTGCAGTAAACCCTATTTAGGACGAACACTGGCACAACGAATATCCTGTGTGAACGAACTAAAATCGATTTTTCAAACTATCCGCTCGTGTAGGTACTAACGAATTTCCCTCTTGATCGTGCCAAGCCCATCAATACCAGCAGATCACAGCAAAATAAAGCCTCTTTCAAATAGCATCTCCATACAAAACACACTTATACGCAATAGACTCATAGCCGCAAGTCTCTCAACCCTTAGACTAGCCTAAGCAAGGAGGAAAGTAAATGTCTCGTAAAGGTTAGCTTTCATCGCTCTACTACCAAGATTGGTTCTTAAAACATTGTGTAGAGGTGTAAAGAGAGTATTGTGCTCCATATTGAATATTAAATAGAAAAGCATGTAATCCTTTTCTCttcatgtacggagtaaactTTCCCAAGATTGATAGTAAGGTGATTTAGACTTTAGTTTTTTTCTACTACTGTTCCTTCTCATAGTCTCCCTCACTAGTCTGAGAGTTAATAAAATGGCGTTTACGACTTTGTTGAGAATAAGTGGCTGGGGTACTTGGTACTTCGTATGGAGTTGCCATATAAAAAGATACTTAAAAAAAATGCTTCATACGATTTATGGTCCGGTGGGGGTTTGTTATCCGCTGGGCACCAGACATATTCAGCGAAATGCAATGCCGGTGCCGCTTCGACCTGATGCAGTTTAGTTGATTTATGCATCAGGCGGACAAAAAGTCGCTCCACATCCCTTGGCACCCCCAGCGTTTCCACAAATGCCAAGAGAACTATTCACAAAAAACACGTAGCTCATTGACCGCTAAACCAACTATAGAAGGTTAATGTCACATGTAATTTATTATGCATGCCTCCCTACTGCgtctctactccgtacctccATAGCAATTCTATACtctacaatctcttcaaATGCAAGCATCCTGAGGCTCTGTTATTTATTCCTATGAGGTTTCCCTCCAGGAGAGTTTTGGTTTAACTATACTCTCTTGCTGGCAGATGCACGGTGTGTATGAAATGTTTATGCtcgagggcttggcatgCTTACAAACATCCGGAGCACGGAGCGGGCATTTTCGGAATTCTGTCAGATCCGCCAAGAACAcgctaatttttttttgctgtaTTGCACATAcggtctactccgtactcgtTGTGTTAAATAGGAAAACGACAGCATTCGGATGGAAATGAAACCAATAAAACTACTAGTTTA
The nucleotide sequence above comes from Penicillium digitatum chromosome 1, complete sequence. Encoded proteins:
- a CDS encoding LysM domain protein, yielding MSSQNCFANASPSPNTLSASTTSTSTVRSRPRRLISFMDDEDDSNNVTNYTYQDDVQPVSLGVSTTLAPSEGGTTRSRGATPSPLSSRGASPLPLKHLSRATESMNSVTRSGSTSFFWNGSSKASSSGGAADFLDSSWSSLQSLASSVLGSDAGQVTANNVTKNTHTRRKPSRSDVFIKSGPRSTWGPSAPTASQIGTGTKEERQALVQAKKREALLLADSDLIVSRTLPHKRRDSGDVSYQAFEPEHDEDALAYIHKVQPTDTITGVTIKYGCQSAVFRKANGFWPNDNIQSRNTVLLPVDACSVKGRLVPTKPVDLLRNNDEDPSDSSIAPTAASTDLTDNASTEQDTPATTSGADGNHVWKHVSWVHMDGFPGPVQIGRVPRRALGFFPRTRRKSMSYSDTGPLDSYRETIIPPSPAGSSPPFSSFGILPRARPNGNQSQPKTAHHPRSQHRRQRSSIHLSATGVGTLDPTSTGPGPALDGFTRFFAQHMPNLAPAQLPDNSRSASFDSTPTVASHASTGLENIGGAFEGWVRKVATRAKAGINELQQGPPTQQGSSRGRSMWRMDDLIELDDGMVDGRNSPSPLKGPSRRSELQTTSSSSSSNRYNSPSVVAASRSRATEFGSGSGLSAYGERVKDD